A region of Persephonella hydrogeniphila DNA encodes the following proteins:
- a CDS encoding sensor histidine kinase, with translation MFYREYHQTGFLNLVLNGVAFIFITTAGVKLKQQIEKQQRYIKKLEEEKRISEVYKRLYRISAELAHEIRNPLASIKAASDLLSEGNPNPKLLKMIKEESARLNKLLSDFLLLSRPKESEKRWVDVRDILIRIKELYSKEDKEIILNINDKPKIFISEKSFESAVSNVVKNAVEWSKTKVVINVYVVNDKLFIEVEDDGTGITEENKDKIFEPFFTTSSSGTGLGLAIAKRVVMENGGNIFVEDSSLGGAKFVLTFPVGEKYEGFDSR, from the coding sequence TTGTTTTATAGAGAGTACCATCAGACAGGATTTTTAAACTTAGTTTTAAACGGTGTAGCTTTTATTTTTATAACAACAGCAGGTGTAAAACTAAAACAGCAGATAGAAAAACAGCAAAGATACATAAAAAAACTTGAGGAAGAAAAAAGAATCTCAGAAGTATACAAAAGATTGTACAGGATAAGTGCAGAGCTGGCTCACGAGATAAGAAATCCCCTTGCATCCATAAAAGCTGCTTCTGACCTTTTATCTGAAGGAAATCCAAACCCGAAACTTCTAAAGATGATAAAGGAAGAGTCGGCAAGACTGAACAAACTACTTTCAGATTTTTTATTACTGTCAAGACCTAAAGAGAGCGAAAAGAGATGGGTTGATGTTCGGGATATTTTGATAAGAATTAAGGAGCTTTACAGTAAAGAAGATAAAGAAATTATTCTAAATATAAATGATAAGCCGAAAATATTTATAAGTGAGAAAAGTTTTGAATCTGCCGTCTCAAATGTTGTTAAAAATGCTGTAGAATGGAGCAAAACAAAAGTTGTTATTAATGTGTACGTAGTTAACGATAAACTTTTTATAGAAGTAGAGGATGATGGTACAGGAATAACAGAGGAAAACAAAGATAAAATTTTTGAGCCTTTCTTTACAACAAGCTCTTCAGGTACAGGATTGGGACTGGCTATAGCTAAAAGGGTTGTAATGGAAAACGGTGGTAATATATTTGTGGAAGACAGCTCCCTTGGAGGAGCTAAATTTGTGCTTACTTTTCCGGTAGGGGAAAAATATGAAGGCTTTGATAGTAGATGA
- a CDS encoding sigma-54-dependent transcriptional regulator, translating into MKALIVDDELNIQEILGILLEDFGFEVDKASNKKEADKLIEQNYYDLALLDLRLPDGSGIEILKKLKEKNPKTEVVIITAFASSETAVEAIKLGAYDYISKPFEVNELRLLIRNVKNKLELERKLAEKKDQKFEGLIGRSPAIQVVKETIEKVASYDINVLIVGESGTGKDIVARTIHKLSNRSDKPFVAINCASLPAELLESELFGYKKGAFTGATTDKKGLIEEANGGTLFLDEIGEMPMPLQAKLLRFLETKKIRPLGSVKEIDVDVRIISATNKNLEEEIEKGNFREDLYYRLSTITIRMPSLKERKEDIPLLVESILKELKEKYNKEFDEVSPEFLNYLMQYDYKGNIRELKNILEKAVILSEGRELSLPKYETNSINSIYIDNPDENFTVKTFPEEGIDLKKVLSNIEKSLLEKAMEKSNGNKTKASQILGLTFREFRYRYDKYKQKTNS; encoded by the coding sequence ATGAAGGCTTTGATAGTAGATGATGAGTTAAATATACAGGAGATATTAGGTATCCTTCTTGAAGACTTTGGTTTTGAGGTGGATAAAGCCTCTAATAAAAAAGAAGCAGATAAACTTATTGAACAGAACTATTATGATCTTGCTCTATTAGATCTCAGACTTCCTGATGGCTCTGGTATAGAGATATTAAAAAAACTCAAAGAAAAAAATCCGAAAACAGAAGTCGTTATTATAACCGCTTTTGCTTCTTCTGAAACAGCCGTTGAGGCAATAAAATTAGGGGCGTATGACTATATTTCTAAGCCATTTGAAGTCAATGAGTTAAGACTGTTAATAAGAAATGTCAAAAACAAATTAGAATTGGAAAGAAAATTAGCAGAAAAGAAAGATCAAAAATTTGAAGGTCTTATAGGAAGATCACCTGCTATTCAGGTTGTTAAGGAGACAATAGAGAAAGTTGCTTCCTACGATATCAACGTTTTGATTGTGGGAGAAAGTGGAACAGGAAAAGATATCGTTGCAAGGACAATACACAAGCTTAGCAACAGGTCAGACAAGCCGTTTGTAGCTATAAACTGTGCATCTTTGCCTGCAGAACTTCTGGAATCAGAGCTGTTTGGCTATAAAAAAGGAGCTTTTACAGGAGCAACTACCGATAAAAAAGGTCTTATTGAAGAAGCTAATGGAGGAACTCTTTTCCTTGACGAGATTGGAGAGATGCCTATGCCCCTTCAGGCAAAACTGCTTAGATTTTTAGAAACAAAAAAAATAAGACCACTTGGAAGTGTAAAAGAGATTGATGTAGATGTAAGGATTATATCTGCTACAAATAAAAACCTTGAAGAAGAAATAGAAAAAGGAAATTTCAGAGAAGATCTTTATTACAGGCTTTCAACTATTACTATAAGAATGCCCTCTTTAAAAGAAAGGAAAGAAGATATTCCTTTACTTGTGGAAAGTATACTTAAAGAGCTTAAGGAGAAATATAACAAAGAGTTTGATGAGGTATCACCAGAATTTTTGAACTATCTTATGCAGTATGATTATAAAGGAAATATAAGGGAACTGAAAAATATACTTGAGAAAGCTGTTATTCTATCGGAAGGAAGAGAACTTTCTTTACCTAAATACGAGACAAACTCTATAAACTCAATCTATATAGATAATCCAGATGAGAATTTTACAGTAAAAACATTTCCAGAAGAAGGTATTGATCTTAAAAAAGTACTATCAAATATAGAAAAATCTCTTTTAGAGAAAGCCATGGAAAAATCTAATGGAAACAAAACAAAAGCTTCACAGATACTTGGCTTAACTTTTAGGGAATTCAGATACAGATACGATAAATACAAGCAAAAAACAAATTCGTAA
- the lysS gene encoding lysine--tRNA ligase: MPEEIIESRKKIVEIMKEKGENPYPHKFEVSSSLDKIRQKYEKPVSDKEFSIKGKIKRVSKKEDKYVIRLADLNQPVEIQVIISQSAGKFAPNQLISFKGKLQRIEGKLTLVAESVVEDGEDVYTVKKEFDLDPGREFVSVAGRLVALRDQGKAAFGHIQDADGKLQIYLRKDTLGEDNYRKAMDILDVGDIIGVKGELFRTMTGELTVEVKEFQLLSKSLRALPEKWHGLKDVELRYRHRYIDLIANPKAREIFKIRSKAIKSLREFLESKGFMEVETPILQTVASGAMAKPFITHHNALDMDMYLRIAPELYLKMLVVGGFNRVYEIGRNFRNEGIDTTHNPEFTMVEFYAAYMDYNDLMELTEELFRKILLDTVGSLKITWEGQELDFSKPFRRLPFFDALKEKTGKDKDFFLDEQKARSFAKEVGIPKAEELTHLKLLDKLFEHFIEEDLVQPTFVIDFPKILSPLAKTHRNDPDLVERFELIVNRQELANAYTELNDPEDQRERFLQQLKEKAAGDEEAMDIDENFLMALEYGLPPTGGEGIGIDRLVMMLTDSSSIREVILFPTLRPEQD, translated from the coding sequence ATGCCTGAAGAGATTATAGAGAGCAGAAAAAAAATTGTAGAAATAATGAAAGAAAAAGGAGAGAATCCTTATCCGCATAAGTTTGAGGTAAGTTCATCTTTAGATAAAATTAGACAAAAGTATGAAAAACCTGTCTCTGATAAAGAGTTCAGTATAAAAGGTAAGATAAAAAGAGTATCAAAAAAAGAAGATAAGTATGTGATAAGACTTGCAGATCTGAATCAGCCTGTTGAGATTCAGGTGATTATATCCCAGTCTGCAGGAAAATTTGCTCCGAATCAGTTGATTTCTTTCAAAGGGAAACTTCAAAGAATAGAAGGAAAGCTGACACTTGTTGCTGAATCTGTTGTGGAAGATGGAGAAGATGTTTACACAGTTAAGAAAGAGTTTGACCTCGATCCAGGCAGAGAGTTTGTTTCTGTAGCAGGAAGGCTTGTAGCCCTGAGAGATCAAGGAAAAGCAGCATTCGGCCATATTCAGGATGCTGATGGCAAACTTCAGATTTACCTCAGAAAGGATACACTTGGAGAGGACAACTACAGGAAAGCAATGGATATATTGGATGTAGGGGATATAATCGGTGTAAAGGGTGAGCTTTTTAGAACCATGACCGGAGAGCTGACAGTTGAAGTCAAGGAATTCCAGCTTCTTTCAAAATCCCTCCGAGCCTTACCAGAAAAATGGCACGGCCTTAAAGATGTAGAGCTTAGATACAGACATAGATACATAGATCTTATAGCAAACCCAAAAGCAAGGGAGATTTTTAAGATAAGGTCTAAAGCTATAAAAAGTTTAAGGGAATTTTTAGAATCAAAAGGTTTTATGGAAGTAGAAACTCCGATACTCCAGACTGTAGCTTCAGGTGCAATGGCAAAACCTTTTATAACCCACCATAACGCACTTGATATGGATATGTACCTGAGAATTGCACCTGAGCTTTACCTTAAGATGCTTGTTGTTGGCGGATTTAACAGGGTGTATGAGATTGGTAGAAATTTCAGGAACGAAGGGATTGATACAACACATAACCCTGAGTTTACAATGGTAGAGTTTTATGCAGCTTACATGGATTATAACGATCTTATGGAGCTTACAGAAGAGTTGTTCAGAAAAATACTTCTTGATACAGTTGGAAGCTTGAAAATAACATGGGAAGGGCAGGAACTTGATTTCTCCAAACCTTTCAGAAGACTTCCATTTTTTGATGCATTAAAGGAAAAAACAGGAAAAGATAAAGATTTCTTCCTTGATGAACAAAAAGCGAGGAGTTTTGCAAAAGAGGTAGGAATCCCAAAAGCTGAAGAACTGACACATCTAAAGCTTCTTGATAAACTTTTTGAGCATTTTATAGAAGAGGATCTGGTACAGCCAACATTTGTTATAGATTTCCCGAAAATCCTTTCTCCTCTGGCAAAAACCCATAGAAACGATCCTGATCTTGTAGAAAGGTTTGAACTAATTGTAAACAGACAAGAACTGGCAAATGCCTATACAGAGCTAAATGACCCTGAAGATCAGAGGGAAAGATTTTTACAGCAGTTAAAAGAAAAAGCAGCAGGAGATGAGGAAGCGATGGATATAGATGAAAACTTCCTGATGGCTCTTGAATACGGGCTTCCTCCAACAGGAGGAGAGGGAATAGGCATAGATAGACTTGTTATGATGCTTACAGATAGCTCTTCAATAAGGGAAGTAATTTTATTCCCTACATTGAGACCGGAACAGGATTAA
- a CDS encoding ADP-ribosylglycohydrolase family protein codes for MKNRFRGTLVGAAVGDSMGMCVEEIPFDEVILHYGDKITDICEPHPASPAYFLKAGENSSEFEIVKIVAESIAERKRLDIRDIIERYIEWYEAEELHSYVDPSFLVAIEALKEGKDIGRGGSSAEGILPAIPIGMYHYTNPILAVEGTKAVVMLTHRNETALDAASILAVSIGELLQGRFYLQDEYGYFIELLKTFVKKDETKFYLDRVKALLDKDASYEEAIDEIGNGSYALEAVSQALFIFLKTPENTENVIIHAVNSYGNYGGDTDSIGLMAGAFAGAYNGEESIPAIWKTKLVKYKDIVKLSDKLYKVAQH; via the coding sequence TTGAAAAATAGATTTAGAGGAACACTTGTTGGGGCGGCTGTTGGTGATTCGATGGGAATGTGTGTTGAGGAGATACCTTTTGATGAAGTTATACTTCATTATGGAGATAAGATAACCGATATATGTGAGCCCCACCCTGCATCTCCAGCCTACTTTTTAAAAGCAGGGGAGAACTCCAGTGAGTTTGAGATTGTAAAAATAGTTGCAGAATCTATAGCAGAGAGAAAAAGGCTTGATATCAGAGATATAATTGAGAGATATATTGAGTGGTACGAGGCAGAAGAACTTCACAGTTATGTAGATCCTTCCTTTCTTGTTGCCATAGAAGCTCTAAAAGAAGGTAAAGATATAGGTAGAGGAGGGAGTTCTGCTGAAGGAATACTTCCTGCCATACCTATAGGTATGTATCATTACACAAATCCTATCCTTGCAGTAGAGGGAACTAAGGCTGTCGTTATGCTTACGCACAGAAATGAGACTGCCCTTGATGCAGCTTCTATTCTTGCTGTATCCATAGGGGAACTTCTACAGGGAAGATTTTATCTACAGGATGAGTACGGTTATTTTATCGAACTTTTAAAAACATTTGTCAAAAAAGATGAGACTAAGTTTTATCTTGATAGAGTAAAAGCATTACTTGATAAAGATGCTTCTTATGAAGAGGCTATAGATGAGATAGGAAATGGTTCTTATGCCCTTGAAGCTGTGTCTCAGGCACTTTTCATATTTTTGAAAACTCCTGAGAACACAGAAAATGTTATTATTCATGCTGTAAACTCCTACGGGAATTACGGAGGAGATACAGATTCTATAGGTCTTATGGCTGGTGCTTTTGCAGGTGCTTACAACGGAGAAGAAAGTATTCCTGCAATATGGAAAACAAAACTTGTAAAATATAAAGATATAGTAAAACTATCAGATAAGCTGTACAAAGTAGCACAACATTAA
- the hfq gene encoding RNA chaperone Hfq codes for MGKKKGRLQEQFLNAIRKEKVRVNIYLVNGVKLEGKIRYFDPFTILLKEGPREVLVYKHAITTVIPKKEIEFEYEQPED; via the coding sequence ATGGGTAAGAAAAAAGGAAGGCTCCAGGAACAATTCCTGAATGCGATCAGAAAAGAAAAAGTCAGAGTTAATATCTATCTTGTAAACGGGGTAAAGTTAGAGGGAAAAATCAGGTATTTTGACCCGTTTACCATACTCTTAAAGGAAGGACCCAGGGAGGTTCTGGTTTATAAACACGCGATTACAACAGTTATACCTAAAAAAGAGATAGAGTTCGAGTACGAGCAACCTGAAGATTAA
- a CDS encoding cytochrome-c peroxidase gives MKKIKVALLSVAVAATSAVASDADLLNKAKNYFKPLPKEIPAPKDNPTTPEKVELGKKLYYDPRLSLSGVISCNTCHNLATFGVDGVETALGHEFKTGGRNSPTVLNAGFHIAQFWDGRAKTLEDQAKGPILAHVEMAMPNPEFVVLKLQTIPGYVEEFKKVFGGDNPLTYDNIAKAIAAFERTLVTPSRFDKFLNGDTNALTKKEKEGLKLFIDKGCASCHNGVAVGGQMFAKFGIVKPYPTPDFGRYKVTKKEEDRYVFKVPSLRNIEMTYPYFHDGSVWDLKEAVRIMGETQLGIKLTHDEIDKIVAFLKSLTGEIPESARTMPVLPASSKDTPKPRLKIHD, from the coding sequence ATGAAAAAGATAAAGGTAGCTTTGCTATCTGTAGCGGTGGCGGCAACTTCAGCTGTTGCATCTGATGCTGATTTACTTAACAAGGCAAAGAATTACTTTAAACCACTTCCAAAAGAAATTCCTGCTCCCAAGGATAATCCTACAACTCCTGAAAAAGTTGAGCTCGGTAAAAAGCTTTACTACGACCCAAGACTTTCCCTCAGCGGTGTAATCAGTTGTAACACATGTCATAATCTCGCAACTTTTGGTGTTGATGGTGTGGAGACAGCACTGGGACATGAGTTTAAAACAGGTGGAAGAAACTCTCCAACAGTTCTTAATGCCGGTTTCCATATTGCCCAGTTCTGGGATGGAAGAGCAAAAACATTAGAAGATCAGGCAAAGGGTCCAATACTTGCCCACGTTGAAATGGCAATGCCAAATCCTGAATTTGTTGTTTTAAAACTCCAGACAATTCCGGGATATGTGGAAGAGTTTAAGAAGGTTTTTGGAGGAGATAACCCTCTTACATACGACAATATTGCCAAGGCTATAGCAGCTTTTGAAAGAACGCTTGTAACTCCTTCAAGGTTTGATAAATTCCTCAATGGAGATACTAATGCTCTTACAAAGAAAGAGAAAGAAGGTCTAAAACTCTTTATAGATAAAGGATGTGCAAGCTGCCACAACGGAGTAGCAGTTGGAGGTCAGATGTTTGCTAAATTCGGAATAGTAAAACCTTATCCAACTCCTGATTTTGGAAGATACAAAGTTACTAAGAAAGAAGAAGACAGATATGTATTTAAAGTACCTTCGCTCAGAAATATAGAGATGACATATCCTTATTTCCACGATGGTTCTGTTTGGGATCTTAAAGAAGCTGTAAGAATAATGGGAGAAACCCAGCTTGGAATAAAACTTACACATGATGAGATAGACAAAATAGTTGCATTCCTAAAATCCCTTACAGGAGAAATACCTGAATCAGCAAGAACAATGCCAGTGCTTCCGGCTTCTTCTAAAGATACTCCAAAACCAAGATTGAAAATACATGACTAA
- the tsaE gene encoding tRNA (adenosine(37)-N6)-threonylcarbamoyltransferase complex ATPase subunit type 1 TsaE — protein sequence MKTVKKINSLQELKKFVEKLSRCLKGDEIILLKGNLAAGKTTFTKFLVSSIDPEAEDQVNSPTFSVMNEYETSKFPVYHIDLYRVKEFDFSDILGHGLVIIEWAEDNMIDIDSLPVIFIDFEITGENERILRITLRNGDYLKRCLK from the coding sequence ATGAAAACAGTAAAAAAAATAAATTCTCTTCAGGAGCTTAAAAAGTTTGTAGAAAAATTATCCCGCTGTTTAAAAGGAGATGAGATAATTCTCCTTAAGGGAAATTTGGCCGCAGGAAAAACTACATTTACAAAATTTCTTGTGTCATCTATAGATCCTGAAGCAGAAGATCAGGTAAACTCTCCGACTTTTTCGGTGATGAATGAGTATGAAACATCAAAATTTCCTGTTTACCATATAGATCTTTACAGAGTTAAGGAGTTTGATTTTTCTGATATTTTAGGTCATGGCCTGGTAATTATAGAATGGGCTGAAGATAATATGATAGACATAGACAGTTTGCCTGTTATCTTTATTGATTTTGAGATAACAGGAGAAAATGAGAGGATTCTGAGAATAACTTTAAGAAATGGAGATTATTTAAAGAGATGCTTAAAATAA
- a CDS encoding KH domain-containing protein, producing the protein MSKLQELVEFVAKSLVDHPDKVEVREIEGEKTTVIELKVAPEDLGKVIGRQGRTARAIRTLLAAVARKQNKRAVLEILE; encoded by the coding sequence ATGAGCAAATTACAGGAGCTGGTAGAATTTGTAGCAAAATCTCTGGTTGACCATCCAGACAAGGTAGAGGTTAGAGAGATAGAAGGAGAAAAAACAACAGTTATCGAACTTAAGGTTGCTCCTGAAGATTTAGGAAAGGTAATAGGTAGACAGGGAAGAACAGCAAGAGCTATAAGAACACTGTTAGCTGCTGTAGCGAGAAAACAAAATAAAAGAGCAGTGCTTGAAATTCTTGAATAA
- the rpsP gene encoding 30S ribosomal protein S16: protein MVRIRLSRAGRKKHPVYRMVVMDSRAPRESKYIDYIGTYDPILKTGNINVEKAKEWLAKGAQPTERALKILKQFGLEEQTAKAE, encoded by the coding sequence TTGGTAAGGATAAGACTTTCCAGAGCAGGAAGAAAAAAACATCCGGTGTACAGAATGGTTGTAATGGACAGCAGAGCACCGAGAGAGTCAAAGTATATTGACTATATAGGAACGTACGACCCTATACTTAAAACAGGAAATATAAATGTTGAAAAAGCAAAAGAATGGCTTGCAAAAGGTGCACAGCCGACAGAGAGAGCATTAAAAATACTGAAACAGTTTGGCTTAGAAGAACAAACTGCCAAAGCAGAATAA
- the ffh gene encoding signal recognition particle protein codes for MFELLTEKFSNIVEKLKKAKRLDEKTIDEALKDIRRALLEADVNIDVVKQFLSDVKEKLVGQEVIKGLNAGETVIKLIYDELLNILGEEAPLNRSEKPPTVIMLVGLQGTGKTTTAGKLARWLKSKGYAVGVVSTDVRRPAAGKQLCTLAESIGVPCFFEENEKDAVKLTEKVIQKAKDAGLSHIILDTAGRLHIDQELMDELVQIKEKVNPAEILYVADAMQGQDAINTAEEFHNRLGLTGVILTKLDGDAKGGIALSVRKVLGVPIKFIGVGEKIEDFEPFHPDRIAQRILGLGDIQTLMEKMQAAIDEEKAEQMAKRVMNAEFTLDDLKEQLQMIRNLGPLENVLKMIPGIGSKIKDLKVDEKQFIKIEAIINSMTPEERANPHIINGSRKRRIARGSGTTIMDVNRLLKQYKEMKKMMKKLKKSGKMKLPFNMPNLPF; via the coding sequence TTGTTTGAACTGCTAACAGAAAAATTTAGCAATATTGTAGAAAAACTGAAAAAAGCAAAAAGGCTTGACGAAAAAACCATCGACGAAGCCCTCAAGGATATAAGAAGGGCTCTTCTTGAAGCAGACGTTAATATTGATGTAGTTAAACAGTTTTTATCAGACGTTAAAGAGAAGCTTGTCGGACAGGAAGTAATAAAAGGGCTAAATGCCGGTGAAACTGTTATAAAACTGATATACGATGAACTTCTAAATATTCTTGGAGAAGAAGCTCCACTAAACAGATCAGAAAAACCTCCAACTGTGATAATGTTAGTCGGTCTTCAGGGAACAGGTAAAACAACAACTGCTGGAAAACTTGCTAGATGGCTTAAATCCAAAGGATATGCAGTTGGAGTTGTATCTACAGATGTCAGAAGACCTGCTGCTGGAAAACAGTTATGTACACTGGCTGAAAGTATAGGTGTTCCCTGCTTCTTTGAGGAAAATGAAAAAGATGCTGTGAAACTTACAGAAAAAGTTATACAGAAAGCAAAAGATGCAGGACTATCCCACATTATATTAGATACAGCAGGCCGTCTTCATATAGATCAGGAATTAATGGATGAACTTGTCCAGATAAAAGAAAAGGTAAACCCTGCAGAGATACTTTATGTAGCCGATGCCATGCAGGGACAGGATGCAATAAACACAGCAGAAGAGTTCCACAACAGACTTGGTCTGACAGGTGTTATTCTTACAAAATTAGATGGTGATGCAAAAGGAGGTATAGCCCTTTCTGTAAGAAAAGTTCTTGGCGTTCCCATAAAGTTTATAGGGGTAGGAGAGAAAATAGAAGATTTTGAACCATTCCACCCTGACAGAATAGCCCAAAGGATATTAGGTCTCGGTGATATTCAGACGTTAATGGAAAAAATGCAGGCTGCCATAGATGAAGAAAAAGCAGAGCAGATGGCAAAAAGGGTTATGAATGCAGAGTTTACACTTGATGACCTGAAAGAACAGCTCCAGATGATAAGAAACTTAGGTCCTCTGGAAAATGTGCTGAAAATGATTCCGGGAATTGGGTCAAAAATAAAAGATTTAAAAGTTGATGAAAAACAGTTTATAAAAATTGAGGCGATTATAAACTCAATGACACCGGAAGAAAGGGCAAACCCTCATATAATAAACGGAAGTAGAAAAAGAAGAATAGCAAGGGGAAGTGGAACAACTATCATGGACGTTAATAGACTTTTAAAACAGTACAAAGAGATGAAAAAAATGATGAAAAAATTAAAAAAATCTGGTAAAATGAAACTTCCGTTCAATATGCCTAATTTACCATTTTAA
- a CDS encoding M16 family metallopeptidase, with protein sequence MIKNVLPNKVTILFKQTEGEGIIAGSIFIKGGSVEDPAGKKGLTNLTLSLLLKGSKNFSAFEINKVFEDSGGYISTSVGEEYSTIEFALRTEDFEKGMEVIKDMIFNPLFPEEKLQMEKKNVIAQIRAKKEEGFSYAFDELRKEIYKGTPYEYSPLGVEKDVSSITVKDLKKRWSELLIGGRFVVSFVGDMQYSEVESKIKDVFSRIKDAPYTFPVYSYDIFRRKCKTVKREGAQSTILVAYDAPNATDKGYFSMKVLNGILGSGFTSRLFQELREKRGLAYAVGSFFPTRINMGRLIAYIGTAPEKTEDSLKGIVQVVKSIEKGVKEEEIKIAKEKIIGHFLLEHQTRAKQAWYLGWFETIGLGYQMDKEYPEKINKVNKRDILDVWKDYIPKGYRCVVVKP encoded by the coding sequence GTGATTAAAAATGTTTTGCCTAATAAAGTTACTATTCTTTTTAAACAGACTGAAGGTGAAGGAATCATAGCCGGTTCAATTTTTATAAAAGGTGGTTCTGTGGAAGACCCTGCAGGGAAAAAAGGTTTAACAAACCTTACTCTTTCCCTTCTTCTTAAAGGAAGTAAGAATTTTTCTGCCTTTGAAATAAATAAAGTTTTTGAAGATAGTGGCGGGTATATATCTACCTCTGTAGGAGAAGAGTACTCAACAATAGAGTTTGCACTGAGAACAGAGGATTTTGAAAAAGGAATGGAAGTGATCAAAGATATGATCTTTAATCCTCTTTTTCCTGAAGAAAAGCTCCAGATGGAAAAGAAGAACGTTATAGCTCAAATAAGAGCCAAAAAAGAAGAAGGGTTTTCTTACGCATTTGATGAGCTGAGAAAAGAGATTTACAAAGGGACTCCTTATGAGTATTCTCCACTTGGTGTAGAAAAGGATGTCAGTTCTATAACCGTTAAAGATCTGAAAAAAAGATGGAGTGAGCTGCTTATCGGAGGAAGATTTGTTGTTTCATTTGTTGGAGATATGCAGTACAGTGAGGTAGAAAGCAAAATAAAGGATGTTTTTTCAAGGATAAAGGATGCTCCTTACACTTTTCCTGTGTACTCTTACGATATTTTTAGAAGAAAATGTAAAACAGTAAAAAGAGAGGGTGCTCAGTCTACTATTCTTGTTGCATATGATGCTCCAAATGCAACAGATAAAGGTTATTTTAGTATGAAAGTTCTAAATGGAATATTAGGAAGTGGATTCACATCAAGACTTTTTCAGGAACTGAGGGAAAAAAGAGGCCTTGCTTATGCTGTTGGTTCATTTTTCCCAACAAGGATAAATATGGGAAGGCTAATAGCCTATATAGGAACAGCACCTGAGAAGACAGAAGATTCATTAAAAGGAATAGTGCAGGTTGTTAAAAGTATAGAAAAAGGTGTAAAGGAAGAAGAGATAAAAATCGCAAAGGAAAAGATAATAGGACATTTTCTTTTGGAACACCAGACAAGAGCAAAGCAGGCATGGTATCTTGGGTGGTTTGAAACTATAGGATTGGGTTATCAGATGGATAAAGAATATCCGGAAAAAATAAACAAAGTAAATAAAAGAGATATATTGGATGTATGGAAAGATTACATACCTAAAGGCTACAGATGTGTAGTGGTAAAACCTTAG
- the speE gene encoding polyamine aminopropyltransferase, with product MIWFTEHWTENVGLTVKANEVKRIKSKYQEILVLDTPEFGKMLVLDGLVQTTERDEFIYHEMLAHPAMVMHSNPERVLVIGGGDGGTVREILKHKSVKEVHLCEIDEEVIIVSEKYFPSISEKLRDPKVKIFIEDGNSFLEERKDYYDVIIMDSSDPVGASEVLFKKEFYEKVKSSLRKNGIMVAQTESPILQEKYFSRAFGEIRKVFRNVGVYLAYVPTYPSGMWSFTIASDFVDVKDTSVNREKVKELKTKYFCDSIYACLFALPQFVQEILKKS from the coding sequence ATGATATGGTTTACGGAACACTGGACTGAGAATGTAGGTCTTACAGTAAAGGCGAATGAAGTCAAAAGGATAAAATCAAAATATCAGGAAATACTTGTTCTGGATACACCTGAGTTCGGTAAGATGCTTGTTCTTGATGGTCTTGTTCAGACTACAGAGAGAGATGAGTTTATATACCATGAAATGCTTGCCCATCCTGCTATGGTAATGCATTCTAATCCTGAGAGGGTTCTCGTTATAGGTGGTGGTGATGGCGGAACAGTAAGGGAGATCTTAAAACATAAATCTGTGAAAGAAGTTCACCTATGTGAGATAGACGAGGAAGTGATAATTGTTTCTGAAAAGTACTTTCCTTCTATATCCGAAAAATTGAGAGACCCGAAAGTGAAAATATTTATAGAGGATGGAAACTCTTTCCTTGAAGAGAGGAAAGATTATTATGATGTAATAATAATGGATTCTTCTGATCCTGTAGGTGCTTCAGAAGTTCTGTTTAAAAAAGAGTTTTATGAGAAGGTAAAATCTTCCTTAAGAAAAAATGGAATAATGGTAGCCCAGACAGAATCTCCTATTCTGCAGGAAAAATATTTTTCCAGAGCTTTTGGTGAAATAAGAAAAGTTTTTAGAAATGTAGGAGTGTATCTTGCCTATGTCCCTACATACCCCTCTGGGATGTGGAGTTTTACAATAGCTTCTGATTTTGTAGATGTGAAAGATACTTCTGTAAATAGAGAGAAAGTTAAAGAATTGAAAACTAAATACTTTTGTGATAGCATATATGCTTGTCTTTTTGCACTGCCTCAGTTTGTTCAAGAAATTTTAAAAAAATCTTAA